Proteins encoded by one window of Roseofilum capinflatum BLCC-M114:
- a CDS encoding (2Fe-2S) ferredoxin domain-containing protein, whose translation MGNGLDSSPEKVNSRCVLVCQHESCCKQGSAEVLAAFEQYASETVRVEGVGCQGQCNLGPTVRVLPDETWYCRVKPENVSEIVESHLEGGEPVQKLLHPRIHFQYQYYSE comes from the coding sequence ATGGGTAATGGGTTAGATTCTTCTCCAGAAAAAGTAAATAGTCGCTGTGTGTTGGTTTGTCAACATGAATCTTGTTGTAAGCAAGGATCGGCTGAGGTTTTAGCTGCTTTTGAACAGTATGCCAGTGAAACCGTTAGAGTTGAGGGGGTAGGCTGTCAAGGTCAGTGTAATCTAGGGCCGACTGTGCGGGTTTTACCCGATGAGACTTGGTATTGTCGGGTAAAACCAGAAAATGTTTCTGAGATTGTAGAATCCCATCTTGAAGGAGGGGAACCGGTACAGAAGCTTTTACACCCTCGCATCCATTTTCAATATCAATATTACAGTGAATAA
- a CDS encoding Uma2 family endonuclease, giving the protein MVQARPQLTTFQDFLTWKPETGRYELHDGVIFEMQPTGFHEQVVGVINRKVNVWLDRQNLAYFIPNTAMIQPLGFESGYKPDLMVVDPAELSHEPLWERESVITLGSSLKLVVEVVSTNWPDDYARKFEDYEAMGIPEYWIVDPLGLGGHRYIGKPKQPTITVCHWVDGVYDTQLFRRGDEVISKHLLGLQFSVSQFLPNSL; this is encoded by the coding sequence ATGGTACAAGCACGTCCCCAATTAACAACGTTTCAAGATTTTCTGACCTGGAAGCCAGAAACAGGGCGGTATGAGTTACACGATGGGGTAATTTTTGAAATGCAGCCAACAGGCTTTCATGAACAAGTAGTTGGGGTAATTAACCGCAAGGTAAACGTATGGCTAGATCGGCAAAATTTGGCTTATTTTATTCCCAATACAGCGATGATACAACCCTTGGGATTTGAAAGTGGCTATAAACCCGATTTGATGGTGGTTGATCCTGCCGAATTATCCCATGAGCCTCTTTGGGAACGTGAGTCAGTGATTACGTTGGGAAGTTCCCTAAAGCTTGTCGTAGAGGTGGTATCCACGAATTGGCCTGATGATTACGCCCGTAAGTTTGAGGATTATGAGGCCATGGGAATTCCCGAATACTGGATTGTCGATCCGCTAGGTTTGGGAGGACACCGCTATATTGGTAAACCCAAGCAACCCACCATTACTGTGTGTCACTGGGTTGATGGTGTTTATGATACACAGCTATTTCGACGCGGCGATGAAGTAATATCCAAGCATTTACTAGGATTACAGTTTAGTGTGAGCCAATTTCTTCCCAATTCTCTATAG
- a CDS encoding hybrid sensor histidine kinase/response regulator, which yields MANPTLDSKNLLIVDDTPDNIRLLSMMLADQGYKVRKALNGEMALNSCQADPPDLVILDIKMPDLDGYTVCERLKLNPETAEIPVIFISALDDVLDKVKAFQVGGVDYISKPFQCEEVLARVRNQLTIRELTFKLEQKVAARTAALLGAFESLQDTQIQLVQSEKMATLGQLVAGIAHEINNPLGFITNNLQFAQEGVESLMEHLQIYQQEYPQPTEAIVEHSEHIDLEYLLEDLPNLLDSIKVGSDRIQQLSVSLRKFSRKNSDKPVESDIHDGLESTLLILKHRLKSNANRSEIEIIKEYQELPQILCYPEQLNQVFMNLLANSIDALDERCEKQGDSSAQACQITIATEFISDRSQIQIRITDNGLGIPEDIQSQIFDYQFTTKPAGKGTGIGLAIVHQIIQRHDGLLECHSTPQQGTTFTISLPIKNQID from the coding sequence ATGGCAAATCCTACTCTAGATTCAAAAAACCTTTTAATTGTCGATGATACCCCGGATAACATTCGCTTACTTTCCATGATGTTAGCCGACCAAGGGTATAAAGTCCGTAAAGCGCTCAATGGGGAAATGGCCTTAAATTCTTGTCAGGCTGATCCTCCGGATTTAGTCATTCTGGATATTAAAATGCCGGATTTAGATGGCTATACAGTGTGTGAACGTTTAAAGCTGAATCCAGAGACGGCGGAAATTCCAGTTATTTTTATTAGTGCCCTAGATGATGTCCTCGATAAAGTGAAAGCCTTTCAAGTTGGGGGCGTAGATTATATTAGTAAGCCGTTTCAGTGTGAAGAAGTCTTAGCACGAGTGAGAAATCAATTAACGATTCGGGAATTAACTTTTAAGCTAGAACAAAAAGTAGCAGCTCGAACGGCTGCTTTATTGGGCGCTTTTGAAAGCTTACAAGATACTCAAATTCAGTTGGTACAAAGTGAAAAAATGGCGACCTTGGGACAATTAGTTGCCGGAATTGCCCATGAAATTAATAATCCTTTGGGATTTATTACCAATAATCTGCAATTTGCCCAAGAAGGAGTCGAGAGTTTAATGGAGCATTTGCAGATCTATCAGCAGGAATATCCCCAACCCACAGAAGCAATTGTTGAACACTCAGAACATATTGATTTAGAGTATTTGTTAGAAGATTTGCCTAATCTTCTCGATTCCATTAAAGTTGGTAGCGATCGCATCCAACAATTAAGCGTATCTTTGCGTAAATTCTCCCGTAAAAATAGCGATAAACCTGTAGAATCTGATATCCATGATGGACTCGAAAGCACCCTACTCATCCTCAAACATCGCCTCAAAAGTAATGCCAATCGATCGGAAATTGAAATCATAAAAGAGTATCAAGAATTACCTCAGATTCTCTGTTATCCAGAACAACTCAATCAAGTGTTCATGAATCTGTTAGCCAACAGTATTGATGCTTTAGATGAGCGCTGTGAAAAGCAGGGGGATTCCTCAGCACAAGCATGTCAGATTACCATTGCCACTGAATTTATCAGCGATCGCTCCCAAATCCAAATTCGCATTACCGATAACGGCTTAGGCATTCCCGAAGATATTCAAAGTCAGATTTTTGACTATCAATTCACCACCAAACCCGCCGGAAAAGGCACGGGCATAGGATTAGCGATCGTGCATCAAATTATTCAACGCCATGATGGACTCCTCGAATGCCACTCCACTCCCCAACAAGGAACCACCTTTACCATCAGCCTACCGATTAAAAATCAGATTGACTAA
- a CDS encoding diguanylate cyclase domain-containing protein, protein MTTTLEPMGGDILIVDDLPDNLRLLSQMLTQQGYKVRKAINGEMAIASCTAQLPDLILLDINMPGMNGYQVCDRLKASPTTAEIPIIFLSALDEANHKLQAFKSGGLDYITKPFQVEEVLARVEHQLSLCCQQKKLKEELQKLKQEVNQQQQTQQNLERLVTLDELTQLSNRRHFNDYLQQEWKRLFSLPAYSSRYSQALSLILADVDYFKLYNDTYGHVKGDQCLQKVAQAMQRVVTHSGALVARYGGEEFAVILPNASSDYALQVAELIRLEVENLKIPHSQSNVSSYVTVSLGVACRFPDSDLSPEDLIASADQALYHAKQQGRNSVYR, encoded by the coding sequence ATGACCACAACATTGGAACCCATGGGAGGCGATATCTTAATTGTGGACGATCTGCCTGATAACCTGCGTCTGCTCTCCCAAATGCTCACCCAGCAGGGGTATAAAGTACGAAAAGCAATCAACGGCGAAATGGCGATCGCCTCCTGCACCGCCCAACTCCCAGATTTAATCCTACTCGATATCAATATGCCCGGCATGAATGGTTATCAAGTCTGCGATCGCCTCAAAGCTTCTCCCACAACCGCCGAAATTCCCATTATCTTCTTGAGTGCCTTAGATGAAGCCAACCACAAATTACAGGCCTTCAAATCCGGTGGACTCGACTACATCACCAAACCCTTCCAAGTCGAAGAAGTTCTAGCCAGAGTAGAACATCAACTTAGCCTCTGTTGTCAACAGAAAAAACTCAAAGAAGAACTGCAAAAACTCAAACAAGAGGTCAACCAACAGCAACAAACCCAACAAAACTTAGAACGGTTAGTCACCCTAGACGAACTCACCCAACTCAGCAACCGTCGCCATTTTAATGATTATCTCCAACAGGAATGGAAACGCTTATTTTCCTTACCTGCCTATAGCAGCAGATATTCCCAAGCCCTATCTTTGATTTTAGCTGATGTCGATTATTTCAAACTTTATAACGATACCTATGGCCATGTGAAGGGAGATCAATGTCTACAAAAAGTTGCTCAAGCCATGCAACGAGTCGTCACCCACTCTGGCGCTTTAGTGGCTCGGTATGGGGGGGAAGAATTTGCCGTTATCTTACCCAATGCATCCTCCGACTACGCCCTACAAGTCGCTGAACTCATTCGCCTAGAAGTCGAAAACCTCAAAATCCCCCATAGTCAATCTAACGTGAGTTCCTATGTTACCGTTAGCTTGGGCGTGGCTTGTCGGTTTCCGGATTCCGATTTATCTCCTGAAGACTTAATTGCCAGTGCCGATCAAGCTCTCTATCATGCCAAACAACAAGGCAGAAATTCTGTCTATCGATAA
- a CDS encoding ATP-binding protein, with protein MKKKQRGASEKTGELLPSTNHNRGASNDSSAACWSILVIDRDPGIYQIFSEQFHDFVFQGKPLQVKWIDNEEQARSYLEENPDLSLVFVDLDLEKPRGGLELVQFIREDLKNSSHRIIVCAPEPDQALEFSILLNYDVNDYQQKTNLNPQTLGMSLVKALRSYQELQNLEENRQELTALSTQLKHLNQTLEAQVQSRTQELETKTKQLEQEISDRTLAETDKRASEDKFSIVFQCTPHPITITAMKDGRHLEVNDAFLRTTGYTNEEVIGRTAVELQLWTKMEQRVNLFETLVNQGFIRDYEFEFCTKSGERRITLLSAEIIKLRGEDCLLSVTNDITQRKQAEEALAQAKEAAEHANKAKSEFLANMSHELRTPLNAILGFTQIMSRDASLKREHQENLEIIGRSGEHLLELINDILEMSKIEAGRVTLNPSNFDLYRLLKSIEDMLQLKATSRGLHLLCEYDPNVPQFISGDEGKLRQVLINLLGNAIKFTHDGGVALRVSAKSEANKLNQIIEFQVEDTGPGISPEELEHLFEPFTQTETGRKSQQGTGLGLPISRQFVQLMGGDLTVTSEVDRGSTFTFSIEAKQVDPSEIESSVPTRKIKGLAPGQERKRILAVDDRQESRMLLMQLLGNLGFDVEVASNGQEAIAIWKRWYPHLIVMDMQMPVMDGYEATRQIKSTTKGRSTIIFALTASAFEEERNLVLSAGCDEFLRKPFRENVLLEKIAHHLGIEYLYQENETSSAPVDPGPTLPLEDYLGQMGQEWIEDLYQTAIKGFDDEMVLLIDEIPESLSPLSQQLSEWAHNFRFDCVVSLIEKVRP; from the coding sequence AACCATAACCGGGGTGCATCCAACGATTCCTCAGCAGCATGTTGGTCAATTTTAGTCATCGATCGAGATCCAGGAATCTATCAGATTTTTAGCGAGCAATTTCATGACTTTGTATTTCAAGGAAAACCCTTGCAGGTGAAATGGATAGATAATGAGGAACAAGCGCGAAGTTACCTGGAAGAAAACCCAGATTTAAGCCTTGTGTTTGTGGATCTCGATCTAGAAAAACCCAGGGGAGGTTTAGAGCTGGTTCAGTTTATTCGGGAGGATCTCAAAAACTCATCCCATCGGATTATTGTATGCGCCCCAGAGCCAGATCAAGCCCTAGAATTTTCCATATTGCTCAATTATGACGTTAATGATTATCAACAAAAAACTAACTTAAACCCACAAACCTTGGGTATGAGTTTAGTCAAAGCCTTACGCTCCTATCAGGAACTTCAAAACTTAGAAGAAAACCGCCAGGAACTCACGGCCCTATCTACCCAACTGAAGCACTTAAATCAAACTCTAGAAGCACAGGTACAATCCAGAACCCAAGAGCTAGAAACTAAAACCAAGCAACTCGAGCAAGAAATTAGCGATCGCACCCTAGCCGAAACAGATAAGCGAGCATCCGAAGATAAATTTTCCATCGTCTTTCAGTGTACCCCCCACCCCATCACCATCACCGCCATGAAAGATGGGCGACATCTAGAAGTCAATGATGCTTTCCTGAGAACCACCGGATACACCAACGAGGAAGTGATTGGGCGCACGGCCGTAGAATTGCAACTCTGGACAAAAATGGAACAAAGGGTCAACCTCTTTGAAACCCTGGTTAATCAAGGCTTTATCCGGGATTATGAATTTGAATTTTGTACCAAATCCGGAGAGCGTCGGATTACCTTACTCTCCGCCGAGATCATAAAACTGAGGGGAGAAGACTGTTTACTCTCGGTCACCAATGATATTACCCAACGCAAACAAGCAGAAGAGGCTCTAGCTCAAGCAAAAGAAGCAGCAGAACATGCCAATAAAGCCAAAAGTGAATTTTTGGCCAATATGAGCCACGAGCTACGCACCCCCTTAAATGCGATCCTCGGCTTTACCCAAATTATGAGTCGAGATGCTTCGCTGAAACGGGAACACCAAGAAAATTTAGAGATTATTGGGCGATCGGGCGAACATCTTCTAGAGTTGATTAATGATATTTTGGAGATGTCTAAAATAGAAGCAGGTCGAGTCACTCTAAATCCCAGTAACTTCGATCTCTATCGCCTGCTGAAAAGTATTGAAGACATGCTTCAACTTAAAGCCACCTCCAGAGGATTACACCTGCTCTGTGAATACGATCCCAATGTTCCCCAATTTATTAGTGGAGATGAAGGAAAACTGCGCCAAGTCTTAATTAATTTGTTGGGAAATGCGATTAAATTTACTCATGATGGGGGGGTGGCGTTGCGAGTCAGTGCCAAATCAGAAGCCAATAAACTCAATCAGATCATTGAGTTTCAGGTCGAGGATACCGGGCCGGGAATTTCTCCCGAAGAATTGGAGCATTTGTTTGAACCCTTTACCCAAACTGAAACCGGGCGCAAATCTCAACAGGGGACAGGATTAGGTTTACCCATTAGTCGCCAGTTTGTACAGTTAATGGGGGGAGATTTAACCGTAACATCCGAGGTCGATCGCGGATCGACCTTTACCTTTTCCATCGAGGCAAAACAGGTAGACCCCAGTGAAATTGAGTCCTCGGTTCCCACTCGCAAGATCAAAGGATTAGCCCCCGGACAAGAGCGAAAGCGGATTTTAGCCGTAGACGATCGCCAAGAAAGTCGGATGTTACTGATGCAACTGTTAGGCAATTTGGGCTTTGACGTTGAGGTTGCTTCTAATGGCCAAGAGGCGATCGCCATCTGGAAACGATGGTATCCCCATTTGATTGTCATGGACATGCAAATGCCCGTCATGGATGGTTACGAAGCCACCCGACAAATAAAAAGTACCACCAAAGGTCGCAGCACCATCATTTTTGCCCTCACCGCCAGCGCCTTTGAAGAAGAACGCAATTTAGTCCTCAGTGCCGGCTGTGATGAATTTTTGCGTAAACCCTTCCGAGAAAACGTCCTCCTAGAAAAAATTGCCCATCATCTAGGAATTGAGTATCTTTATCAAGAGAACGAAACTTCATCCGCTCCAGTCGATCCAGGCCCAACCCTTCCCTTAGAAGACTATCTGGGACAAATGGGACAGGAGTGGATCGAGGACCTCTATCAAACCGCCATTAAAGGATTTGACGATGAAATGGTCTTACTCATTGACGAAATTCCCGAATCCTTAAGTCCCCTTTCCCAGCAATTGTCAGAATGGGCCCATAATTTTCGCTTTGACTGTGTGGTGTCGTTAATTGAAAAGGTAAGACCATGA